GAAGCTGACCGTCATGACAAAATGCTTGAACTCGCTGAGTTGCTGGCAGAAGTGTTGCAAAAAGCCGTGCCGTCTCTGAGCGAGCAGCAGGTGGAGGAAGCCGGGATCTACATGGCGAAGAATCGCGATGTATTTGCCAAGGCCTTCAAGAGCCAGCCGGACGCGCTGTCCGAGTTGCTGAACGCGCCGGCGGAATAAAGCCCGAATTGAACAGGCCCTGAATCGTTGATTCAGGGCCTTTTTAATAAGCGGTCATGGGTAGAGCAGACGCTCGGCCAGTTCATCGGCCACCCGCGCGGGTGAGCGTTTTTCGGCTTGGGCGTGGGCGTAGATTTCGGTCAGGCGTGTGGCAATGTTCGACAGGTGTGCCGTGATGGTGGGTAGCTCGGCGCCGCTGTGCTTGAGCGCGACGTAGATCAGGCCGCCGGAGTTGATCACATAGTCGGGCGCGTAAAGAATGCCGCGCCCCTCCAACTGATCGGCCACTTGCAGATTGGTCAGTTGCGCGCTGGCGGAACCGGCCACGGCGGCGCAGCGCAGTTGGGCAACGCTCTGGCGATTGAACACGGCCCCCAGGCCACAGGGCGCCAGGATGTCGCAGGGCGTACTGAGCAACGCGTCGTTGGCAATGGGGTGCGCGCCGAATTGTTCCATGGCCAGTTGCACCTTGCCGTGATCGATGTCGCTCACCAGCAACTCGGCGCCGGCCGCGTGCAGTTGTTCGGCGAGGGCATAGCCGACGTTGCCCAGGCCCTGGATCGCCACGCGCAGGCTTTCGAGGTTATCGCTGCCCAGGCGCGCCATGGCCGTGGCGCGGATGCCGGTAAACACGCCCATGGCGGCGTGGGGCGCAGGGTCGCCGGCGGCGCTGGTGCTGGTGACGAAGCGGGTCTGTTGAGCGATGCAATCCATGTCGGCCACCGAGGTGCCGCTGTCGATGGCGGTGATATAGCGACCGTCGAGTTGTTCCACGCAGCGCCCGAACGCTTCGAACAGCGCCGCACGGTTTTCCACATGAGCAGGCCGCAGGATCACTGCCGTGCCACCGCCCACCGGCAGGCCGGCCAGTGCTGCCTTGTAGCTCATGCCCTGGGCCAGGCGCGCGGCATCGGCCACGGCACTTTCGTCGTCGGGGTAGGCAAGGTAACGACAGCCGCCCAGGGCAGGCCCCAGGCGGCTGTTGTGAATGGCTATGACCGCCTTCAAGCCTGTCACCGGGTCGATGCTCAGGTGCAGCGATTCAAGGCGGGTGCTGTGCATGAGAGCAAACATCGTCGAGCTCCCGAATCACTTCTTGTGTCGCCAAGTATAGGCTCGCGGTAGAAAACTGCCGAAGCGCGCGGGAATAAGTCGTCCGATTTTGTAGGTTCTGCGACATAAGCCCGCAGGATCTTTCTTAAGTTACTGGACGAAAATTCCCAGCAAGGCTAAAACGGGGCATCCGCCGGAGAACGCAATGAAGCCCCGCCAAGCCTTTTTCGCCTGCCTGGAACGCTCGCCCCCTGCACTGTTCGAGGCCGCGCTATGGATTGCCGCTGAACATGACGCAACCGTGCAACCGTTACAGATTCTGCAGGAACTGGGGTTGCTGCAACAGCAAGTGAGCGCAGGCATGCCCGTGCTGCCGGCGGATGAGCTGGGCCAACCACTGCTGCGGCGCATGAACGACCTGGGGTTTGCCCAGGATGACCTCACCCCCCTGCGCCCCGCGGCCGCACTGTTGGATAAAGTCCTGCTGCGCAAACGCGGGCAGCCTCTGGCCGTAGGCTTGATCGCCATGGAGCTGGCGCGTCGCCTGCATCTTCCCATGGTCGGCGTGAATTTCCCTGGACACTTCCTGCTGCGGGTGCCCGGCGCCGACCATCTGCTGGACCCTTGCGGCGGTCGACGCCTGTACCCCAACGACTGTCGCGAACTGCTGCAACGCCAATATGGTCCCCATCTCAAACTACAGGCCCACCACCTGCTCACCGCAGAGCCACGGTTGATCCTGCAACGCTTGTCGCGCAACCTGCGCCAGTTGCACCTGGCCAATGACGATCCGCTGGCCGCGCTGATCGACGCCGAGCGCGTGCTGGAACTGGGCAACGCCAGCGCTGCGGACTACCTGGCGCGGGCCAGCCTGTATCAACGCCTGGACTGCCCCAACGCCGAACGCTTCGACCTGGAACATGCGCTGCTGCTCAGTGAAGACCCGATCCAACGCCTGCGCCTGACCGAGCGGTTGGGGCATTTGCCGCCCAACACGGTGGTGCATTGACGGACGCTTTGGCTCTGGTTAAGACGCCAGTTTTGCGTGGTGAGCGCGCCCGTCAGTGATTGACCGGCGTCTTGAGGATATCGCCATGCAACGGGTTCCTCGGCGTCCCGGCAGCCGGCGAGCGCACCTGGATAATCAATAACGCTGCCATCACCGCTGGAATAGCGCAGAAAAAGAAAATCTGCTGCACGGGCATGTGCAGCGCGAGCAACAGACTCCCTAATAATGGCCCAAGGATCGAACCGAAGCGCCCCACCCCCAACGCCCAGCCCGTGCCGGTGGCGCGCACATGGGCCGGGTAGAAGTTGCTGGCGAAGGCATTGAGGGTCAGTTGCCCGCCGATGATGCAGAAGCCGGCGGCAAACACGCATGCCACCAGGTAACGCGGATTGTCGTGGTTCAGGCCCAACAGTACGGTGCACAGCGCCGCAGCCAGCAGCACGCCAAAAAGCAGGCGCACTTTGTTCTTAAGGCGGTCGGCAAACCAGGCCATGCCGATCGCACCGATGGTGCCGGCAAACAGGAACATCGACGTCAC
The sequence above is drawn from the Pseudomonas quebecensis genome and encodes:
- a CDS encoding Leu/Phe/Val dehydrogenase — translated: MFALMHSTRLESLHLSIDPVTGLKAVIAIHNSRLGPALGGCRYLAYPDDESAVADAARLAQGMSYKAALAGLPVGGGTAVILRPAHVENRAALFEAFGRCVEQLDGRYITAIDSGTSVADMDCIAQQTRFVTSTSAAGDPAPHAAMGVFTGIRATAMARLGSDNLESLRVAIQGLGNVGYALAEQLHAAGAELLVSDIDHGKVQLAMEQFGAHPIANDALLSTPCDILAPCGLGAVFNRQSVAQLRCAAVAGSASAQLTNLQVADQLEGRGILYAPDYVINSGGLIYVALKHSGAELPTITAHLSNIATRLTEIYAHAQAEKRSPARVADELAERLLYP
- a CDS encoding YebG family protein, yielding MAVEVVYRSSRDLERLFMDKAEADRHDKMLELAELLAEVLQKAVPSLSEQQVEEAGIYMAKNRDVFAKAFKSQPDALSELLNAPAE
- a CDS encoding SirB1 family protein, whose product is MKPRQAFFACLERSPPALFEAALWIAAEHDATVQPLQILQELGLLQQQVSAGMPVLPADELGQPLLRRMNDLGFAQDDLTPLRPAAALLDKVLLRKRGQPLAVGLIAMELARRLHLPMVGVNFPGHFLLRVPGADHLLDPCGGRRLYPNDCRELLQRQYGPHLKLQAHHLLTAEPRLILQRLSRNLRQLHLANDDPLAALIDAERVLELGNASAADYLARASLYQRLDCPNAERFDLEHALLLSEDPIQRLRLTERLGHLPPNTVVH